One Ricinus communis isolate WT05 ecotype wild-type chromosome 7, ASM1957865v1, whole genome shotgun sequence genomic region harbors:
- the LOC8285625 gene encoding uncharacterized protein LOC8285625 — MGLAMSFMGKGLPSTQMVGFVMGTLYKQFVERDIKTFEEFHIAILDIFSSFNSSLPGKHYDVPSRKNVQECFSGWKDAKSEPERKELFIAFMKKYVHLSKLDDSVMVTGVVTPPAAMVAKKAIENVPQLKLLKYVPDVVFVPAATVAALISVKLTRKMFVGGLATAVNESSQTLTS; from the exons ATGGGACTGGCCATGAGTTTCATGGGAAAAG gGCTGCCTTCAACCCAGATGGTAGGGTTTGTTATGGGGACACTCTACAAACAATTTGTGGAAAGAGATATTAAGACCTTTGAGGAATTCCACATTGCCATCCTTGATATATTCAG CTCGTTCAACTCATCGTTGCCCGGCAAGCATTATGATGTACCCTCAAGGAAGAATGTACAG GAATGTTTTAGTGGTTGGAAAGATGCTAAATCAGAGCctgaaagaaaagaactttTCATTGCCTTCATGAAGAAGTACGTCCATCTTAGCAAGTTAGACGATTCTGTAATGGTAACAGGAGTAGTAACACCTCCGGCAGCCATGGTAGCGAAGAAAGCGATAGAGAATGTGCCCCAGTTGAAGTTACTCAAATATGTACCTGATGTGGTGTTTGTGCCTGCTGCAACAGTAGCAGCACTTATTTCTGTCAAGCTTACAAGAAAAATGTTTGTAGGTGGTTTGGCTACAGCTGTAAATGAATCAAGCCAAACCCTAACGTCTTAA
- the LOC8285626 gene encoding peamaclein, translating to MKLLLSTFLLIVLIVSSSFLQSTMAAPPPTGPLTAPSPTASYCELKCGARCANAGYKDRCMKYCGICCAECKCVPSGTYGNKSECPCYRDKKNSKGNPKCP from the exons ATGAAGCTCCTGCTTTCTACTTTCCTTCTAATTGTTCTGATTGTTAGCTCCTCTTTCCTTCAGTCCACCATGGCTGCACCTCCACCTACTGGACCGCTCACAGCTCCAAGTCCAACAGCTA GCTATTGCGAGTTGAAGTGTGGGGCGAGGTGTGCAAATGCAGGATACAAGGACAGGTGCATGAAGTATTGTGGGATATGCTGTGCAGAATGCAAGTGCGTGCCTTCAGGGACTTATGGAAACAAGTCAGAATGTCCTTGCTACAGAGACAAGAAAAATTCTAAGGGCAATCCCAAGTGCCCTTGA
- the LOC8285627 gene encoding uncharacterized protein LOC8285627 isoform X3, with protein MDICSLEARYLDSCKRHEVLPNSAVLSCFPKAKIQKSRQENCSIAVLLNQLKDNDISPLIDVLLAVNSSEIDAVDMFHETPCDLDEEHVMSLLRAINLKLRAVNLQGMSLEEDFLQDLCHHGLACEVLYLRSTKIQKLNMAGRFMRLHTLNLEFCTSITSLHRDCFSCMPNLMRLSMCATRVVDLWTTTAALSKLPSLLELRFQNCLCCTDTRPCPASFGKKESAACERLGSAQFNMGSSTELLPANTGDAPTLASHADGLLLGANIFVINEACEGSDKLSVATDKLSVASEAKISRFLQKMDLLELSSNVLSTLDVQVKLQNEIEDSNNFLPSGCTQDLKNCKNYSSHHPSPICFEKHYREYIIASLPHLEVLDNLPVEKMDKEMARIIISTHYEYLPYNRCYKESVSNILRKREIGAGSACCPNFSKPRQQYPDGKSQIFFSRSLSSAKLGSATWPLLDPLSNLSHINKEGNKRLRPRQFEYHPCDSSLMVFGTLDGDVVVINHENGKIVGYVPSTGAMNSILGLCWLKMYPSKLLAGSDNGCLKLFDISHMPPKVAAVNCTTGVVTFDDFEPLTSVHVNSTDDKFVASGYSKDVALYDINNRRRIQLFPNMHREPINVAKFAHHSPFIFATSSFDRDVKLWDLRQKPEQPCYTASSSRGNVMVCFSPDDQYLLVSAVDNEVKQLLAVDGRLHMNFEIASTGSAHNYTRSYYINGRDYIISGSCDEHVVHICCAKTGRRLKDVYLEDSDSKNSLFVQSLRGDPYRPFHMSVLAASKRPTYKCEIIKVNLLASSYSPKECSDDQHVRSSSSLGG; from the exons GTATCTTGATTCTTGCAAAAGGCATGAGGTGCTACCCAATTCTGCAGTACTATCATGTTTTCCTAAG GCCAAAATACAAAAGTCCCGCCAGGAGAACTGTAGCATTGCAGTTTTACTAAATCAGCTCAAGGACAATGATATTTCACCCCTGATTGATGTACTCTTGGCAGTAAACTCTTCTGAAATTGATGCAGTTGACATGTTTCATGAAACACCTTGCGATTTAGATGAAGAACATGTTATGTCCTTGTTGCGAGCAATTAATCTAAAACTCCGAGCTGTTAATCTGCAAGGCATGTCATTGGAAGAGGACTTTTTGCA GGATCTATGCCACCATGGCTTAGCTTGCGAGGTTTTATATTTGAGGTccactaaaatccaaaaacTAAATATGGCTGGAAGGTTCATGCGACTACACACCTTAAATTTGGAATTCTGTACTTCAATCACTAGTTTGCATAGGGACTGTTTTTCTTGCATGCCGAATCTGATGCGTctctcaatgtgtgcaacgagGGTGGTTGATCTTTGGACCACCACTGCTGCCTTATCGAAACTTCCTTCTTTGCTGGAACTACGTTTCCAGAACTGCTTGTGCTGCACGGATACTAGGCCATGTCCTGCGTCATTTGGTAAGAAAGAAAGTGCTGCTTGTGAGAGACTTGGTTCAGCTCAATTCAATATGGGTTCATCCACTGAACTATTGCCTGCCAATACTGGAGATGCTCCTACTCTAGCTTCCCATGCTGATGGGTTGCTTTTAGGCGCTAATATATTTGTGATAAATGAGGCTTGTGAAGGAAGTGATAAGCTTTCAGTCGCTACTGATAAGCTTTCAGTTGCTAGTGAAGCCAAAATATCAAGATTCCTTCAGAAAATGGATTTGCTGGAACTATCATCTAATGTCCTTTCTACTTTGGATGTACAAGTGAAATTACAAAATGAG ATTGAAGACAGCAATAATTTTCTTCCAAGTGGCTGCACACAGGATTTAAAGAATTGCAAGAACTATAGCTCACACCACCCTTCACCCATCTGCTTTGAGAAACATTATAGGGAATACATAATTGCTTCATTGCCTCATTTGGAAGTTTTAGATAATCTGCCTGTTGAGAAGATGGACAAGGAAATGGCAAGAATCATCATTTCAACACACTATGAGTACTTACCTTATAACAGATGTTACAAAGAAAGCGTTTCTAACATTCTGCGGAAACGTGAGATAGGAGCAGGCAGTGCCTGCTGCCCAAATTTCTCAAAGCCAAGGCAGCAATATCCTGACGGAAAGagtcaaattttcttttcacgGTCACTTAGTTCTGCCAAACTTGGGTCTGCTACATGGCCTCTCTTGGATCCTTTGTCTAACTTGAGTCACATAAACAAAGAAGGAAATAAGAGGCTCCGTCCTAGGCAGTTTGAATATCATCCATGTGATTCCAGTCTTATGGTGTTTGGAACTCTGGATGGTGATGTAGTGGTCATCAATCATGAAAACGGGAAGATTGTTGGTTATGTTCCTTCCACAGGAGCAATGAATAGTATTTTGGGTCTCTGTTGGCTCAAGATGTATCCATCCAAG CTGCTGGCTGGCTCTGATAATGGTTGCCTGAAGTTGTTTGACATCAGTCATATGCCACCGAAAGTTGCAGCTGTAAATTGCACTACTGGAGTGGTCACTTTTGATGATTTTGAGCCATTGACTTCTGTTCATGTCAATTCCACAGATGATAAGTTTGTTGCCAGTGGGTACTCAAAAGATGTTGCTCTATATGACATTAACAATAGAAGACGCATACAATTGTTTCCTAACATGCATCGAGAGCCCATTAATGTTGCCAAATTTGCTCACCATTCTCCCTTCATATTTGCTACTTCATCTTTTGACCGTGATGTTAAGCTCTGGGATTTGAGACAGAAACCAGAACAGCCCTGCTACACAGCTTCAAGTTCAAGAGGAAATGTGATGGTTTGCTTTTCTCCTGATGACCAATATCTGCTTGTTTCAGCTGTTGACAATGAG GTCAAGCAACTTTTGGCAGTAGATGGGAGGCTTCACATGAATTTTGAGATTGCCTCAACAGGAAGTGCTCATAACTATACTCGTTCCTACTACATCAATGGAAGAGACTACATTATAAGTGGAAGCTGTGACGAACATGTTGTCCACATCTGCTGTGCTAAAACTGGAAGAAGACTTAAGGATGTTTACTTGGAG gaTAGTGACTCCAAAAATTCTCTGTTTGTTCAGTCCCTAAGGGGTGATCCTTATAGG CCTTTTCACATGAGTGTCCTTGCTGCCTCCAAGCGTCCAACCTATAAATGTGAGATCATTAAG GTCAATTTACTAGCATCCAGTTACTCTCCCAAAGAATGTTCTGATGATCAACACGTCCGCTCATCCAGTAGTCTAGGAGGTTGA
- the LOC8285627 gene encoding uncharacterized protein LOC8285627 isoform X2, giving the protein MPSCSLSSSSKFSRYLTKRYLDSCKRHEVLPNSAVLSCFPKAKIQKSRQENCSIAVLLNQLKDNDISPLIDVLLAVNSSEIDAVDMFHETPCDLDEEHVMSLLRAINLKLRAVNLQGMSLEEDFLQDLCHHGLACEVLYLRSTKIQKLNMAGRFMRLHTLNLEFCTSITSLHRDCFSCMPNLMRLSMCATRVVDLWTTTAALSKLPSLLELRFQNCLCCTDTRPCPASFGKKESAACERLGSAQFNMGSSTELLPANTGDAPTLASHADGLLLGANIFVINEACEGSDKLSVATDKLSVASEAKISRFLQKMDLLELSSNVLSTLDVQVKLQNEIEDSNNFLPSGCTQDLKNCKNYSSHHPSPICFEKHYREYIIASLPHLEVLDNLPVEKMDKEMARIIISTHYEYLPYNRCYKESVSNILRKREIGAGSACCPNFSKPRQQYPDGKSQIFFSRSLSSAKLGSATWPLLDPLSNLSHINKEGNKRLRPRQFEYHPCDSSLMVFGTLDGDVVVINHENGKIVGYVPSTGAMNSILGLCWLKMYPSKLLAGSDNGCLKLFDISHMPPKVAAVNCTTGVVTFDDFEPLTSVHVNSTDDKFVASGYSKDVALYDINNRRRIQLFPNMHREPINVAKFAHHSPFIFATSSFDRDVKLWDLRQKPEQPCYTASSSRGNVMVCFSPDDQYLLVSAVDNEVKQLLAVDGRLHMNFEIASTGSAHNYTRSYYINGRDYIISGSCDEHVVHICCAKTGRRLKDVYLEDSDSKNSLFVQSLRGDPYRPFHMSVLAASKRPTYKCEIIKVNLLASSYSPKECSDDQHVRSSSSLGG; this is encoded by the exons ATGCCATCCTGCAGTTTGTCCTCATCCTCGAAGTTTTCCCGATATCTGACGAAAAG GTATCTTGATTCTTGCAAAAGGCATGAGGTGCTACCCAATTCTGCAGTACTATCATGTTTTCCTAAG GCCAAAATACAAAAGTCCCGCCAGGAGAACTGTAGCATTGCAGTTTTACTAAATCAGCTCAAGGACAATGATATTTCACCCCTGATTGATGTACTCTTGGCAGTAAACTCTTCTGAAATTGATGCAGTTGACATGTTTCATGAAACACCTTGCGATTTAGATGAAGAACATGTTATGTCCTTGTTGCGAGCAATTAATCTAAAACTCCGAGCTGTTAATCTGCAAGGCATGTCATTGGAAGAGGACTTTTTGCA GGATCTATGCCACCATGGCTTAGCTTGCGAGGTTTTATATTTGAGGTccactaaaatccaaaaacTAAATATGGCTGGAAGGTTCATGCGACTACACACCTTAAATTTGGAATTCTGTACTTCAATCACTAGTTTGCATAGGGACTGTTTTTCTTGCATGCCGAATCTGATGCGTctctcaatgtgtgcaacgagGGTGGTTGATCTTTGGACCACCACTGCTGCCTTATCGAAACTTCCTTCTTTGCTGGAACTACGTTTCCAGAACTGCTTGTGCTGCACGGATACTAGGCCATGTCCTGCGTCATTTGGTAAGAAAGAAAGTGCTGCTTGTGAGAGACTTGGTTCAGCTCAATTCAATATGGGTTCATCCACTGAACTATTGCCTGCCAATACTGGAGATGCTCCTACTCTAGCTTCCCATGCTGATGGGTTGCTTTTAGGCGCTAATATATTTGTGATAAATGAGGCTTGTGAAGGAAGTGATAAGCTTTCAGTCGCTACTGATAAGCTTTCAGTTGCTAGTGAAGCCAAAATATCAAGATTCCTTCAGAAAATGGATTTGCTGGAACTATCATCTAATGTCCTTTCTACTTTGGATGTACAAGTGAAATTACAAAATGAG ATTGAAGACAGCAATAATTTTCTTCCAAGTGGCTGCACACAGGATTTAAAGAATTGCAAGAACTATAGCTCACACCACCCTTCACCCATCTGCTTTGAGAAACATTATAGGGAATACATAATTGCTTCATTGCCTCATTTGGAAGTTTTAGATAATCTGCCTGTTGAGAAGATGGACAAGGAAATGGCAAGAATCATCATTTCAACACACTATGAGTACTTACCTTATAACAGATGTTACAAAGAAAGCGTTTCTAACATTCTGCGGAAACGTGAGATAGGAGCAGGCAGTGCCTGCTGCCCAAATTTCTCAAAGCCAAGGCAGCAATATCCTGACGGAAAGagtcaaattttcttttcacgGTCACTTAGTTCTGCCAAACTTGGGTCTGCTACATGGCCTCTCTTGGATCCTTTGTCTAACTTGAGTCACATAAACAAAGAAGGAAATAAGAGGCTCCGTCCTAGGCAGTTTGAATATCATCCATGTGATTCCAGTCTTATGGTGTTTGGAACTCTGGATGGTGATGTAGTGGTCATCAATCATGAAAACGGGAAGATTGTTGGTTATGTTCCTTCCACAGGAGCAATGAATAGTATTTTGGGTCTCTGTTGGCTCAAGATGTATCCATCCAAG CTGCTGGCTGGCTCTGATAATGGTTGCCTGAAGTTGTTTGACATCAGTCATATGCCACCGAAAGTTGCAGCTGTAAATTGCACTACTGGAGTGGTCACTTTTGATGATTTTGAGCCATTGACTTCTGTTCATGTCAATTCCACAGATGATAAGTTTGTTGCCAGTGGGTACTCAAAAGATGTTGCTCTATATGACATTAACAATAGAAGACGCATACAATTGTTTCCTAACATGCATCGAGAGCCCATTAATGTTGCCAAATTTGCTCACCATTCTCCCTTCATATTTGCTACTTCATCTTTTGACCGTGATGTTAAGCTCTGGGATTTGAGACAGAAACCAGAACAGCCCTGCTACACAGCTTCAAGTTCAAGAGGAAATGTGATGGTTTGCTTTTCTCCTGATGACCAATATCTGCTTGTTTCAGCTGTTGACAATGAG GTCAAGCAACTTTTGGCAGTAGATGGGAGGCTTCACATGAATTTTGAGATTGCCTCAACAGGAAGTGCTCATAACTATACTCGTTCCTACTACATCAATGGAAGAGACTACATTATAAGTGGAAGCTGTGACGAACATGTTGTCCACATCTGCTGTGCTAAAACTGGAAGAAGACTTAAGGATGTTTACTTGGAG gaTAGTGACTCCAAAAATTCTCTGTTTGTTCAGTCCCTAAGGGGTGATCCTTATAGG CCTTTTCACATGAGTGTCCTTGCTGCCTCCAAGCGTCCAACCTATAAATGTGAGATCATTAAG GTCAATTTACTAGCATCCAGTTACTCTCCCAAAGAATGTTCTGATGATCAACACGTCCGCTCATCCAGTAGTCTAGGAGGTTGA
- the LOC8285627 gene encoding uncharacterized protein LOC8285627 isoform X4, with protein MRCYPILQYYHVFLRDLCHHGLACEVLYLRSTKIQKLNMAGRFMRLHTLNLEFCTSITSLHRDCFSCMPNLMRLSMCATRVVDLWTTTAALSKLPSLLELRFQNCLCCTDTRPCPASFGKKESAACERLGSAQFNMGSSTELLPANTGDAPTLASHADGLLLGANIFVINEACEGSDKLSVATDKLSVASEAKISRFLQKMDLLELSSNVLSTLDVQVKLQNEIEDSNNFLPSGCTQDLKNCKNYSSHHPSPICFEKHYREYIIASLPHLEVLDNLPVEKMDKEMARIIISTHYEYLPYNRCYKESVSNILRKREIGAGSACCPNFSKPRQQYPDGKSQIFFSRSLSSAKLGSATWPLLDPLSNLSHINKEGNKRLRPRQFEYHPCDSSLMVFGTLDGDVVVINHENGKIVGYVPSTGAMNSILGLCWLKMYPSKLLAGSDNGCLKLFDISHMPPKVAAVNCTTGVVTFDDFEPLTSVHVNSTDDKFVASGYSKDVALYDINNRRRIQLFPNMHREPINVAKFAHHSPFIFATSSFDRDVKLWDLRQKPEQPCYTASSSRGNVMVCFSPDDQYLLVSAVDNEVKQLLAVDGRLHMNFEIASTGSAHNYTRSYYINGRDYIISGSCDEHVVHICCAKTGRRLKDVYLEDSDSKNSLFVQSLRGDPYRPFHMSVLAASKRPTYKCEIIKVNLLASSYSPKECSDDQHVRSSSSLGG; from the exons ATGAGGTGCTACCCAATTCTGCAGTACTATCATGTTTTCCTAAG GGATCTATGCCACCATGGCTTAGCTTGCGAGGTTTTATATTTGAGGTccactaaaatccaaaaacTAAATATGGCTGGAAGGTTCATGCGACTACACACCTTAAATTTGGAATTCTGTACTTCAATCACTAGTTTGCATAGGGACTGTTTTTCTTGCATGCCGAATCTGATGCGTctctcaatgtgtgcaacgagGGTGGTTGATCTTTGGACCACCACTGCTGCCTTATCGAAACTTCCTTCTTTGCTGGAACTACGTTTCCAGAACTGCTTGTGCTGCACGGATACTAGGCCATGTCCTGCGTCATTTGGTAAGAAAGAAAGTGCTGCTTGTGAGAGACTTGGTTCAGCTCAATTCAATATGGGTTCATCCACTGAACTATTGCCTGCCAATACTGGAGATGCTCCTACTCTAGCTTCCCATGCTGATGGGTTGCTTTTAGGCGCTAATATATTTGTGATAAATGAGGCTTGTGAAGGAAGTGATAAGCTTTCAGTCGCTACTGATAAGCTTTCAGTTGCTAGTGAAGCCAAAATATCAAGATTCCTTCAGAAAATGGATTTGCTGGAACTATCATCTAATGTCCTTTCTACTTTGGATGTACAAGTGAAATTACAAAATGAG ATTGAAGACAGCAATAATTTTCTTCCAAGTGGCTGCACACAGGATTTAAAGAATTGCAAGAACTATAGCTCACACCACCCTTCACCCATCTGCTTTGAGAAACATTATAGGGAATACATAATTGCTTCATTGCCTCATTTGGAAGTTTTAGATAATCTGCCTGTTGAGAAGATGGACAAGGAAATGGCAAGAATCATCATTTCAACACACTATGAGTACTTACCTTATAACAGATGTTACAAAGAAAGCGTTTCTAACATTCTGCGGAAACGTGAGATAGGAGCAGGCAGTGCCTGCTGCCCAAATTTCTCAAAGCCAAGGCAGCAATATCCTGACGGAAAGagtcaaattttcttttcacgGTCACTTAGTTCTGCCAAACTTGGGTCTGCTACATGGCCTCTCTTGGATCCTTTGTCTAACTTGAGTCACATAAACAAAGAAGGAAATAAGAGGCTCCGTCCTAGGCAGTTTGAATATCATCCATGTGATTCCAGTCTTATGGTGTTTGGAACTCTGGATGGTGATGTAGTGGTCATCAATCATGAAAACGGGAAGATTGTTGGTTATGTTCCTTCCACAGGAGCAATGAATAGTATTTTGGGTCTCTGTTGGCTCAAGATGTATCCATCCAAG CTGCTGGCTGGCTCTGATAATGGTTGCCTGAAGTTGTTTGACATCAGTCATATGCCACCGAAAGTTGCAGCTGTAAATTGCACTACTGGAGTGGTCACTTTTGATGATTTTGAGCCATTGACTTCTGTTCATGTCAATTCCACAGATGATAAGTTTGTTGCCAGTGGGTACTCAAAAGATGTTGCTCTATATGACATTAACAATAGAAGACGCATACAATTGTTTCCTAACATGCATCGAGAGCCCATTAATGTTGCCAAATTTGCTCACCATTCTCCCTTCATATTTGCTACTTCATCTTTTGACCGTGATGTTAAGCTCTGGGATTTGAGACAGAAACCAGAACAGCCCTGCTACACAGCTTCAAGTTCAAGAGGAAATGTGATGGTTTGCTTTTCTCCTGATGACCAATATCTGCTTGTTTCAGCTGTTGACAATGAG GTCAAGCAACTTTTGGCAGTAGATGGGAGGCTTCACATGAATTTTGAGATTGCCTCAACAGGAAGTGCTCATAACTATACTCGTTCCTACTACATCAATGGAAGAGACTACATTATAAGTGGAAGCTGTGACGAACATGTTGTCCACATCTGCTGTGCTAAAACTGGAAGAAGACTTAAGGATGTTTACTTGGAG gaTAGTGACTCCAAAAATTCTCTGTTTGTTCAGTCCCTAAGGGGTGATCCTTATAGG CCTTTTCACATGAGTGTCCTTGCTGCCTCCAAGCGTCCAACCTATAAATGTGAGATCATTAAG GTCAATTTACTAGCATCCAGTTACTCTCCCAAAGAATGTTCTGATGATCAACACGTCCGCTCATCCAGTAGTCTAGGAGGTTGA
- the LOC8285627 gene encoding uncharacterized protein LOC8285627 isoform X1: MDICSLEARLSSSSKFSRYLTKRYLDSCKRHEVLPNSAVLSCFPKAKIQKSRQENCSIAVLLNQLKDNDISPLIDVLLAVNSSEIDAVDMFHETPCDLDEEHVMSLLRAINLKLRAVNLQGMSLEEDFLQDLCHHGLACEVLYLRSTKIQKLNMAGRFMRLHTLNLEFCTSITSLHRDCFSCMPNLMRLSMCATRVVDLWTTTAALSKLPSLLELRFQNCLCCTDTRPCPASFGKKESAACERLGSAQFNMGSSTELLPANTGDAPTLASHADGLLLGANIFVINEACEGSDKLSVATDKLSVASEAKISRFLQKMDLLELSSNVLSTLDVQVKLQNEIEDSNNFLPSGCTQDLKNCKNYSSHHPSPICFEKHYREYIIASLPHLEVLDNLPVEKMDKEMARIIISTHYEYLPYNRCYKESVSNILRKREIGAGSACCPNFSKPRQQYPDGKSQIFFSRSLSSAKLGSATWPLLDPLSNLSHINKEGNKRLRPRQFEYHPCDSSLMVFGTLDGDVVVINHENGKIVGYVPSTGAMNSILGLCWLKMYPSKLLAGSDNGCLKLFDISHMPPKVAAVNCTTGVVTFDDFEPLTSVHVNSTDDKFVASGYSKDVALYDINNRRRIQLFPNMHREPINVAKFAHHSPFIFATSSFDRDVKLWDLRQKPEQPCYTASSSRGNVMVCFSPDDQYLLVSAVDNEVKQLLAVDGRLHMNFEIASTGSAHNYTRSYYINGRDYIISGSCDEHVVHICCAKTGRRLKDVYLEDSDSKNSLFVQSLRGDPYRPFHMSVLAASKRPTYKCEIIKVNLLASSYSPKECSDDQHVRSSSSLGG; encoded by the exons TTTGTCCTCATCCTCGAAGTTTTCCCGATATCTGACGAAAAG GTATCTTGATTCTTGCAAAAGGCATGAGGTGCTACCCAATTCTGCAGTACTATCATGTTTTCCTAAG GCCAAAATACAAAAGTCCCGCCAGGAGAACTGTAGCATTGCAGTTTTACTAAATCAGCTCAAGGACAATGATATTTCACCCCTGATTGATGTACTCTTGGCAGTAAACTCTTCTGAAATTGATGCAGTTGACATGTTTCATGAAACACCTTGCGATTTAGATGAAGAACATGTTATGTCCTTGTTGCGAGCAATTAATCTAAAACTCCGAGCTGTTAATCTGCAAGGCATGTCATTGGAAGAGGACTTTTTGCA GGATCTATGCCACCATGGCTTAGCTTGCGAGGTTTTATATTTGAGGTccactaaaatccaaaaacTAAATATGGCTGGAAGGTTCATGCGACTACACACCTTAAATTTGGAATTCTGTACTTCAATCACTAGTTTGCATAGGGACTGTTTTTCTTGCATGCCGAATCTGATGCGTctctcaatgtgtgcaacgagGGTGGTTGATCTTTGGACCACCACTGCTGCCTTATCGAAACTTCCTTCTTTGCTGGAACTACGTTTCCAGAACTGCTTGTGCTGCACGGATACTAGGCCATGTCCTGCGTCATTTGGTAAGAAAGAAAGTGCTGCTTGTGAGAGACTTGGTTCAGCTCAATTCAATATGGGTTCATCCACTGAACTATTGCCTGCCAATACTGGAGATGCTCCTACTCTAGCTTCCCATGCTGATGGGTTGCTTTTAGGCGCTAATATATTTGTGATAAATGAGGCTTGTGAAGGAAGTGATAAGCTTTCAGTCGCTACTGATAAGCTTTCAGTTGCTAGTGAAGCCAAAATATCAAGATTCCTTCAGAAAATGGATTTGCTGGAACTATCATCTAATGTCCTTTCTACTTTGGATGTACAAGTGAAATTACAAAATGAG ATTGAAGACAGCAATAATTTTCTTCCAAGTGGCTGCACACAGGATTTAAAGAATTGCAAGAACTATAGCTCACACCACCCTTCACCCATCTGCTTTGAGAAACATTATAGGGAATACATAATTGCTTCATTGCCTCATTTGGAAGTTTTAGATAATCTGCCTGTTGAGAAGATGGACAAGGAAATGGCAAGAATCATCATTTCAACACACTATGAGTACTTACCTTATAACAGATGTTACAAAGAAAGCGTTTCTAACATTCTGCGGAAACGTGAGATAGGAGCAGGCAGTGCCTGCTGCCCAAATTTCTCAAAGCCAAGGCAGCAATATCCTGACGGAAAGagtcaaattttcttttcacgGTCACTTAGTTCTGCCAAACTTGGGTCTGCTACATGGCCTCTCTTGGATCCTTTGTCTAACTTGAGTCACATAAACAAAGAAGGAAATAAGAGGCTCCGTCCTAGGCAGTTTGAATATCATCCATGTGATTCCAGTCTTATGGTGTTTGGAACTCTGGATGGTGATGTAGTGGTCATCAATCATGAAAACGGGAAGATTGTTGGTTATGTTCCTTCCACAGGAGCAATGAATAGTATTTTGGGTCTCTGTTGGCTCAAGATGTATCCATCCAAG CTGCTGGCTGGCTCTGATAATGGTTGCCTGAAGTTGTTTGACATCAGTCATATGCCACCGAAAGTTGCAGCTGTAAATTGCACTACTGGAGTGGTCACTTTTGATGATTTTGAGCCATTGACTTCTGTTCATGTCAATTCCACAGATGATAAGTTTGTTGCCAGTGGGTACTCAAAAGATGTTGCTCTATATGACATTAACAATAGAAGACGCATACAATTGTTTCCTAACATGCATCGAGAGCCCATTAATGTTGCCAAATTTGCTCACCATTCTCCCTTCATATTTGCTACTTCATCTTTTGACCGTGATGTTAAGCTCTGGGATTTGAGACAGAAACCAGAACAGCCCTGCTACACAGCTTCAAGTTCAAGAGGAAATGTGATGGTTTGCTTTTCTCCTGATGACCAATATCTGCTTGTTTCAGCTGTTGACAATGAG GTCAAGCAACTTTTGGCAGTAGATGGGAGGCTTCACATGAATTTTGAGATTGCCTCAACAGGAAGTGCTCATAACTATACTCGTTCCTACTACATCAATGGAAGAGACTACATTATAAGTGGAAGCTGTGACGAACATGTTGTCCACATCTGCTGTGCTAAAACTGGAAGAAGACTTAAGGATGTTTACTTGGAG gaTAGTGACTCCAAAAATTCTCTGTTTGTTCAGTCCCTAAGGGGTGATCCTTATAGG CCTTTTCACATGAGTGTCCTTGCTGCCTCCAAGCGTCCAACCTATAAATGTGAGATCATTAAG GTCAATTTACTAGCATCCAGTTACTCTCCCAAAGAATGTTCTGATGATCAACACGTCCGCTCATCCAGTAGTCTAGGAGGTTGA